From Portunus trituberculatus isolate SZX2019 chromosome 50, ASM1759143v1, whole genome shotgun sequence, the proteins below share one genomic window:
- the LOC123500002 gene encoding uncharacterized protein LOC123500002: MTQGNISRQLLLLQVLLTLGGTEAFDPEASITGLYTGPYFDPLSPRNMTAHLGDEAKLPCTVRQLGDKSVSWVRVRDADILTVDRYTFVGDERFESHYSAQSETWNLVIRYVQERDAGEYECQVSTEPKMSQFFSLRVVIPKVKILPMGDRYVKAGSTVRIDCQITDVVQLPDYIFWYHQEKRVMARHDPNLTVKVKRTDVEAITSTLTIHKVRQEQSGNYTCMPSNLHSASVVLHVINEKHPAAMQGERNGSGAAEAKVHVTFLILLLLFVFMVSLGIREDAYRPKPKKRVATNLNSVAVPSPVTTSSLYLSPITALPYSSLPRLAHHGLTATSSQGEQEAFDILWKLLKIDTLPRAQEVHSTEGDEAVSVSSGDSIARAMPFSPRAEEMLNAKGSPSSSLKRPALQELTFNEAQEPLNMLGKERVEDIKASRTRVASPQPHQVPQMSQIKGFRGVGRRLVVASCR, translated from the exons ggACCGAGGCGTTTGATCCGGAGGCCAGCATCACTGGGCTGTACACCGGGCCCTACTTCGACCCGCTCTCGCCCCGGAACATGACGGCACACCTCGGGGATGAGGCAAAACTCCCTTGCACCGTCAGGCAGCTCGGGGATAAGTCG GTGTCGTGGGTGAGAGTTAGAGACGCAGACATCCTGACGGTGGACCGTTACACCTTCGTTGGGGATGAGCGGTTCGAATCCCATTACTCAGCGCAATCAGAGACTTGGAACCTGGTGATCCGCTACGTGCAGGAGCGTGACGCGGGCGAGTACGAGTGTCAAGTGTCCACGGAACCCAAAATGAGCCAGTTCTTCAGCCTACGAGTCGTCA tTCCTAAAGTCAAGATTCTGCCAATGGGGGATCGTTACGTGAAGGCTGGAAGCACCGTCCGCATTGACTGCCAAATCACAGACGTGGTGCAGCTGCCAGACTACATCTTTTGGTACCACCAAGAGAAGAGGGTGATGGCCCGACACGATCCCAACCTGACT gtgaaggtgaagcgTACGGACGTGGAGGCCATCACGTCCACTCTCACCATCCACAAGGTGCGCCAGGAGCAGAGCGGAAACTACACATGCATGCCCTCTAACCTGCACTCCGCCTCCGTCGTGCTGCATGTCATCAACG AGAAACACCCTGCGGCCATGCAGGGCGAACGGAACGGATCCGGGGCAGCCGAGGCCAAGGTCCACGTCACCTTCCTGATACTGCTGCTCCTGTTCGTCTTCATGGTCTCACTTGGTATTCGGGAGGATGCTTACAGACCTAAACCAAAAAAGCGAGTAGCTACAAATCTAAACTCAGTGGCTGTTCCCTCGCCTGTCACCACATCTTCACTGTACCTCTCTCCAATCACTGCTCTACcctattcctccctcccccgccTCGCTCACCATGGACTTACTGCCACATCGAGCCAAGGGGAACAAGAAGCCTTTGATATACTTTGGAAACTCCTGAAAATCGACACTCTCCCTCGTGCACAGGAAGTCCACTCCACTGAGGGAGACGAAGCCGTGTCTGTGTCCAGCGGTGACAGCATCGCCAGGGCCATGCCATTCTCGCCCAGGGCTGAAGAGATGCTTAACGCGAAGGGCAGTCCTTCATCCTCCTTGAAGCGGCCAGCCCTTCAAGAGTTGACCTTTAATGAAGCTCAGGAACCACTTAACATGTTAGGAAAAGAGCGAGTAGAAGACATAAAGGCCAGCAGGACTCGAGTTGCAAGTCCTCAACCTCATCAAGTACCACAAATGTCGCAGATAAAGGGTTTTCGGGGCGTTGGTCGAAGGCTGGTGGTCGCCTCTTGTCGGTGA